ATGGCCCCCGCCTCATCGACTTCGGTATCGCCCGCTCCCTGGACGACACCGCGATCACCTCGGCCGACCTCGTCGTCGGCACCCCCGGCTTCCTCTCCCCGGAACAGGCCATGGCCCGTGGCGGGGACCTCGGTCCGGCCGGTGACGTCTTCTCGCTGGGCTGCGTGCTGGCCTACGCGGCGACCGGCCGCCCGCCCTTCGGCAGCGGCACCGCCGACGCCCTGCTCTACCGCGCCGTCCATGACAGCCCCGACCTCGACGGCGTGGACGAGGAGATGCGTGCCGTCCTGCTGCGCTGTCTGGCCAAGGACCCCGCCGACCGGCCCACTCCGGCCGAACTGGACGCCGCCCTGGTGGAGGATGTGTCCCCGGGCACCGCCGAGTGGCTGCCCGCCGACATCGTCCGCATGGTCGCCGAACGGTCGGCCGCGATGCTGGCCCTGCCCGAGATCGAGGCCACACTCGCCGAGGCGCCGCGCGAGCCGGCCTCGTCGCGCCGCAGGTTCCTCGCCGTCGCCTCCGGCGCCGCAGCCGTGGTCGCCGCGGGCGGGGGCGTGGCCGCCTGGGCCGCCCTGCGTCCCGGCACCGGGAAGAAGCAGGCCGGGGCGCCCGGTTGGGCGCTGGGGGTGCAGGCCGACCTCAGCGGTGCCGGCCGGGCGGCCGGGCAGGCCCAGGAGCAGGGGGCACGGCTCGCGGTGGAGCAGTTCAACGCCCGCGGCGACAGGCCGTTCACGCTGGAGCTGAAGACCTCCGACGACGCGGGCCGGGCCGACCGGGCCGCCGCCGCGGCCCAGCGCCTCGTGGACGACCCGGACGTGCTGGCCGTGCTCGGTTCGAGCACCGACGAGACGACCCAGGCCGCACTGCCCGTCTACGACACGGCCCTGCTGCCCCTGATCAGCATGTCCGCCGGACAGAACCTGTACCAGAACGTCCGCTCCTTCGTGCGCGGCCGCCCCCTGCACGGCACCGTCGCCATGAAGCTCGCCTTCCATCTGGAGGCGACCGGCGCGGCCACCCGCGTCGGCGTCCTGCTGGACCGCACCGGCGGTGACGTCTCCTGGCAGACCGTCCAGATGGTCAACCTCGTCGTCCGGTCGTACGGCGACGCCACCCACCCGCGCGTCGTCCCCGCCGGCACGACCGACTTC
The sequence above is drawn from the Streptomyces sp. SAT1 genome and encodes:
- a CDS encoding bifunctional serine/threonine-protein kinase/ABC transporter substrate-binding protein, which codes for MTDRSLHPSDPSFVGGHRLLARLGEGGMGVVYLGRTESGALAAVKVIQAEYAHDEAFRVRFRREANAARRVDSPWVVEVTGADPAAEQPWLATAFEPGPSLADAVGRYGPLPLRTVRLLGKMLARALTAVHDAGLVHRDVKPGNILLAADGPRLIDFGIARSLDDTAITSADLVVGTPGFLSPEQAMARGGDLGPAGDVFSLGCVLAYAATGRPPFGSGTADALLYRAVHDSPDLDGVDEEMRAVLLRCLAKDPADRPTPAELDAALVEDVSPGTAEWLPADIVRMVAERSAAMLALPEIEATLAEAPREPASSRRRFLAVASGAAAVVAAGGGVAAWAALRPGTGKKQAGAPGWALGVQADLSGAGRAAGQAQEQGARLAVEQFNARGDRPFTLELKTSDDAGRADRAAAAAQRLVDDPDVLAVLGSSTDETTQAALPVYDTALLPLISMSAGQNLYQNVRSFVRGRPLHGTVAMKLAFHLEATGAATRVGVLLDRTGGDVSWQTVQMVNLVVRSYGDATHPRVVPAGTTDFGPVLEDMRRAGIEAFVYAGPLEGAIRAAEGLAGFGGPKYAAEPALDPRFAAEKSAAGWTVVAGAIGPGAAQVRTFAQAFHKRYGHPPGFWAAEGYDAANLLIRQLTATKGRRPARKALVAPLKNATYHGLTRDFVFDPKLLQLSTPASFVHQVRDGAFHYLGPAPDKAPRAKGK